Genomic segment of Paenibacillus sp. FSL R5-0623:
GTAAATGTTCTTTAGTTCAATTTATACAGACACCACAGATTTGGCCTTATTCCCCGCTTCCATCCGTTGCCTGAACACCAACACCAGAATCATCGCTGCAATAGAGAGCAACGTGCAGATCATAAACATGGTCGAATACGAACTTACCTGTACAATAAGCCCCATCGCCAGTCCACCCAAAGAGAATCCAAGGTCATACGAGGACATGAAGATCCCCATGAGTACATATCTGGAATCTGCAGGCAACACAAAAGACAAGTATGTGGTTAATGTCGGGTACAACAGTGCCAAGGCAAAGCCGCTGAACACTGCGGAGAGATACACCAACGGCCCGATGATCTCCATCAGGCTGAGCAACTGGGTTCCCAGTGCTGCACACAGCATTAACCCGGCCATCAGCCAGGTATTCCAGCTACCATCGGACGGAATTTTTTTACGTAAAATAAACCTGCACAGGATCACAACCAATCCCTGTATCGTCAGAAATACCCCAGCACTCGCCATTCCGGTGGATACCATATATAGGGGAAGAAAGGTCGCTGTCGCACCAAAGACGCAGGATGCAAACAACATGACCACACTGCTAATCAGCAGTGGCGTACTGCGCCAGATGCCGCCAAATGAACGCAACATATCGCCCAAGGTGTACGATTTGTTCTGTACGGTACTCCGCGGCAGATCCACATTATACCCAATCAGAAGTGGCAAAGCCGCCAGTCCGATCATCAGCAGCGTAAACGCCAGATCACTGGCATTTTCCCAGATTTGTATGGCGAGGATCGGAATGACCAGAGAAGGAACCATCGTAAACAGGGTGTACATGGACAGCCCTTGTGCCCGGTCTTTGTCCTCCAGCTTTTCCACAATGCCTGCCTGCATCGTCATGGAGAAAAAGGCCGTAGCCACCCCTTGCAGGGCTCGCAACCACAGATACGTCTCCACACCAAAAACAACAAACAGCAGCAACGTCCCGGCGTGTAAAAGCAATAGCCATTGCATCACACGAAGCGGCCCATGCTTACCCAGCAGCTGTGCTGCAAAAGGTCTCAAGAGCATACAGGTGAACATATATGCCCCCATCATCAGACCAATCTCGGCCTGATTCAATCCCGCAGCTTCGCTTCTCAAAGGCAGAATAATCGTCAAAGCTGAATTTGCCGCAAAAAATAAAAAGGCCAGCATATAAAACCGGATAAACGAAAAGGATACCGGATTTAATTTTCCATTGGATGTTGCTGTCACCGAAGACTTCAAACGTTCGTCACCACTTTCTCTCCTGGCAATCAACTCACAGATGTACCTGTCACGGATCTACGCCGTTCATAGGCAAAAACGATCATTACCGCTCCTAGGATAGCACACATCATGTACATAAATGAATAGGAAGAAAAGTCAGCAACCGGTCCCATAATCACACCACCCAGAGAAATACCCAGATCAGCCATCGCGATAAATAACCCGATCAGGACGTTCCGGTTCAGCTTAGGCAACACAAAAGACAAATAGGTCGTGAGCGTCGGATACAGAATGGCTTGAGCAATGCCCATGAATATAGCCCCCACATAGAAAAAGACTACGCCTCCTGTCACCGAAAAACTCACACATTGGGCAGCAACGGCCAAAAGAAACAGGGTACCCATGATAAAAGGAGAATGCCATCTCCCATCAGAAGGAATCCTTTTCCGGAGCAGGATTCGAGCCAGCACAACCGTCCCGGCCTGAAGCATCAGATACACACCCGCATTCCCATTGGGTACTTGGCTCGCATACAGCGGAATAAAGGTTGTAATTGCACCAAATACAACGGAAGCCGCAAGCATCAATACACTGCATCGAAACAGAAACGGATTTTTCACCAACTGAGCAAAGGATTCCCACATACTCACGTTCTGCTCCGAAAGATTCTCAGCAGGTTGCTCCTTGCTTGGTTCCATTTTGGCGGTATATCCGAAGACGCCCGTACAGACGGCAATGCCGATCAGAACCACTGTAAAATAATCCATACCACCCGTCTGCCAGATTCCTAACGCGATAACAGGCCCCACGATCCCCGGTATATAACTGAACAGCGAATAATACGAAATTCCCTGTGACCGATCTTTCTCCGGAAGAGCATCAATAATGCCAATCTGCAAGGCCATGGAGAAGAACGCTGTCGATACACCTTGTAAAATACGAGCAACCAAATAACCTCCGAGTCCCGTAAAGGTATATAAAATCAGCGCAAATCCATTGATGATCAGAATCAAACGCAATATTTTGATCGGACCGTGCTTTTGAATAATCCGACCTGCCCATGGTCTGAAAAACATGGTTGTGAACATATACGCGCCCATGATCAGTCCAATCGTTGTACCGCTCGCGCCCAAAGACGCCCCTTGCAATGGGATGATCACGTTAAGAATGGCATTGGCACTGAAATATAGAAGAACCAGTATGTACAAGCGCAGAAAAGGCCAAGACATCGCTCCACTCACAATGGGTGTTCCCCCTAAAATGTAATTAAATGCTTCAATAATTTCTTCGCATAGTCTGACTGAACATCCTTTAGCTGCTCAATAGGAACTATTTCCTCAATCTGACCATCTCTGAAAATAATGACCCTGTCGCAAATATAGGCTGCCGCCTGTATATCATGTGTGATAAAGACATAGCTCAGCTTGTAGATTTCCTTAAGCTCTTGCAGTAATTGCAACACCTGAATCTGAACAGACACGTCCAGTGAGCTGATCGCTTCATCGAATACGATAAGTTTTGGGGCTGTCGAGATGGCCCTCGCAATGCACACTCTCTGAGCCTCCCCGCCGGATAGTTCATGCGGATATTTGGATCTATAGGAAGGGTCCAGTCCAACTTGGTTCAGCAACAGATCCACCTTCTCTGAGTTACCCTGATCCTTTCGCAGCTTTTGCTGTGCTTGCATTGGTTCCATAATGGCAGCTTCCACATTAAGAAATGGATTGATGGATGACGTATAATTTTGAAAAACGGCGCTGAGGTTACCCATCCGTACACGTCGATCCTGTACGTCTTTACCATCCAGCGAGATCGTTCCACGATCCGGCCGTTCAATGCCCAGGATCAGACGGCCCAACGTCGATTTGCCGCTTCCGCTTTCACCGATGATGCCCAGACATTCGCCCTGCCGGCATTCAAAAGTAACTTGTTTCAATACTTGTTTTTTGTGCTTGGAGAACAGTCCGCCCTGGTTATATGATTTTTCGATACCTTCCACCTTTAGCATCTATAAGTCCTCCTGCATCAACGCCTTAAAATGATTGCTCAGCTCCAATCGGGTAGAGACCAGATACTGTGTATAGGCATGCTCCGGCTCTGTCAAAACAGAATGCATGCTACCGCGCTCGACGATCTTGCCGTCTTTCATGACCATCACGTCATCTGCAATCTTCTGAACAACGCCGAGATCATGGGAGATGAACATCATGGAACAGCCCATGCGTTCACGTAATTGAATTAATTGCTCCACCACTTCATATTGGGAAATCGTATCCAGCGCCGTGGTCGGCTCATCCGCAATAATGAGATCAGGCTCAAGCACCAATGCTAGTGCAATCATGATTCGTTGCAGCATCCCACCGGACAGCTGATGTGGATATTGATTCAGAATCTCGCGCGGATGTCTGAGCATGACGCTTTCCATGGCATTGATGATTTTCCGTTCAATCTCGCGGGTATTCCAGCCAAAATGCTGCTGAAGCGTCTCCCGAATATGGACACCAATAACACAGGAGGGATCAAATGCACTCATGCCATTCTGCAAAATCATGCACAGATGCTTGCCCCGCTTACGCCGCATCTCCGGTTCCGAAAGCTGGTTCAGGTCTTCGCCCTGAAATAACATTGTGCCCGATTGGCGAATCCATGGCTTGTTCAGTCGCATGATAGCCCTGCACGTAACGGACTTCCCGCTACCACTTTCCCCCACGATGGCCATGCAGCTTCCTTGCTTAACTTCGAATGAACTGTTATGAATGATCACTTTACCTGTATTGGTATCCCATACTTTCAAATGTTCAACCTCGACTATATTCATAAGTAGTCTTTCTCACCTCACTTTCGTAAGACTTGTCAGACTTACCTTGAGAGGTCATCAATTTGGGGTCCAGAGCCACTTGAAGCGCATCCGATAGAAAATTAAAAGCAGACACCACCACCACAATGGCCAGGCCCGGTGCCAACATCAATTCAGGTCTGGAGAACATGACTTCTCTCGCCTCATTGAGCATCATGCCCCACTCTGCATGCGGAGCCTGAATACCAAGACCCAGAAAGGAAAGGCCGGAGATCTGCAACATCATCGAACACATGGAACCACTGGCAATGACAGCAATATCGGCAAAGGTAACCGGAACAATATGTTTCGTTATAATTCTCAGATTGGGTGTGCCGGAGGCTTTCGCGAATTTTACATAATCCATATCGGAGAATTGCATCACAGATGTTCGAATAACGCGGGCAAACCAGGCCCATTTCATGCACACAAAGGCAATCAAAATATTCTCCAGTCCTGCACCCAAAATACCGACCACCGCCAGTGTCATCACGTATCCGGGGAAAGACAGCATAATGT
This window contains:
- a CDS encoding ABC transporter ATP-binding protein, with product MNIVEVEHLKVWDTNTGKVIIHNSSFEVKQGSCMAIVGESGSGKSVTCRAIMRLNKPWIRQSGTMLFQGEDLNQLSEPEMRRKRGKHLCMILQNGMSAFDPSCVIGVHIRETLQQHFGWNTREIERKIINAMESVMLRHPREILNQYPHQLSGGMLQRIMIALALVLEPDLIIADEPTTALDTISQYEVVEQLIQLRERMGCSMMFISHDLGVVQKIADDVMVMKDGKIVERGSMHSVLTEPEHAYTQYLVSTRLELSNHFKALMQEDL
- a CDS encoding ABC transporter ATP-binding protein, yielding MLKVEGIEKSYNQGGLFSKHKKQVLKQVTFECRQGECLGIIGESGSGKSTLGRLILGIERPDRGTISLDGKDVQDRRVRMGNLSAVFQNYTSSINPFLNVEAAIMEPMQAQQKLRKDQGNSEKVDLLLNQVGLDPSYRSKYPHELSGGEAQRVCIARAISTAPKLIVFDEAISSLDVSVQIQVLQLLQELKEIYKLSYVFITHDIQAAAYICDRVIIFRDGQIEEIVPIEQLKDVQSDYAKKLLKHLITF
- a CDS encoding MFS transporter, producing MLAFLFFAANSALTIILPLRSEAAGLNQAEIGLMMGAYMFTCMLLRPFAAQLLGKHGPLRVMQWLLLLHAGTLLLFVVFGVETYLWLRALQGVATAFFSMTMQAGIVEKLEDKDRAQGLSMYTLFTMVPSLVIPILAIQIWENASDLAFTLLMIGLAALPLLIGYNVDLPRSTVQNKSYTLGDMLRSFGGIWRSTPLLISSVVMLFASCVFGATATFLPLYMVSTGMASAGVFLTIQGLVVILCRFILRKKIPSDGSWNTWLMAGLMLCAALGTQLLSLMEIIGPLVYLSAVFSGFALALLYPTLTTYLSFVLPADSRYVLMGIFMSSYDLGFSLGGLAMGLIVQVSSYSTMFMICTLLSIAAMILVLVFRQRMEAGNKAKSVVSV
- a CDS encoding MFS transporter; translated protein: MSGAMSWPFLRLYILVLLYFSANAILNVIIPLQGASLGASGTTIGLIMGAYMFTTMFFRPWAGRIIQKHGPIKILRLILIINGFALILYTFTGLGGYLVARILQGVSTAFFSMALQIGIIDALPEKDRSQGISYYSLFSYIPGIVGPVIALGIWQTGGMDYFTVVLIGIAVCTGVFGYTAKMEPSKEQPAENLSEQNVSMWESFAQLVKNPFLFRCSVLMLAASVVFGAITTFIPLYASQVPNGNAGVYLMLQAGTVVLARILLRKRIPSDGRWHSPFIMGTLFLLAVAAQCVSFSVTGGVVFFYVGAIFMGIAQAILYPTLTTYLSFVLPKLNRNVLIGLFIAMADLGISLGGVIMGPVADFSSYSFMYMMCAILGAVMIVFAYERRRSVTGTSVS
- the opp1C gene encoding nickel/cobalt ABC transporter permease, whose protein sequence is MRILKNLSKDKLALTSLVVIMVAIMAGVLAPLIAPHDPGQVNMKLRYASSSWDYLLGNDHLGRCVLSRLIYGIRPSVLWVLVALSLSVLIGAIVGFVAGYFKGKVDAWIMRVCDIMLSFPGYVMTLAVVGILGAGLENILIAFVCMKWAWFARVIRTSVMQFSDMDYVKFAKASGTPNLRIITKHIVPVTFADIAVIASGSMCSMMLQISGLSFLGLGIQAPHAEWGMMLNEAREVMFSRPELMLAPGLAIVVVVSAFNFLSDALQVALDPKLMTSQGKSDKSYESEVRKTTYEYSRG